The sequence GGGCCACAGGCTTTTTGCCGCCGCAGCCGAGGAAGCGCTCGGGCTGCCGGGCAGCGACCACAGCTGGGCCGACGGCGGCGGCGACGCCGGTCACCCGTCAGCGCAATCGCGCGCCTACGCACAGGTGCAATGGACTCGGAACATGCTGATGCCGTGGGTGTGGCGGCACCTACGCGGGCAGTCGAGCGGAGACGGGTGCGGGCCGAAACGACCGCAGCTACAGGCCGTGAACCGGTTAGATCCCCAGGAACGGTAACGGGATCGGCGACGTTCCCGACCCGATCGAGGACACCATCGCCGGGCAGAACATCGAGATCGCGATCCCGGTGAACATGGTGGCCGGGCCCAGCGGCATACCGGCGGCGTCGGCCACCTGCGCCGCGACGTTGGCGGCGTTCTGCCCGGGCTCACTAAGCATCGGGCAGACCTGATGGCCGACGGCGACCGCACGGTCCGGATCGCCCATCAACACCCCGGCCTCGGCGACCGCGTGCAGGAACGCGTCCTCGACGGGATCGGCGTTGGCTGGTGCGGGCACGACGGCCGCCGCCGCGAGAAATCCGGCGGTCAGCACGGCGGCCGTGACGGGTTTGCGAAGCACCCGGGAATCCTACCTGCGCGGCGAACCGCTCACACCCCGGTCCAGCCGGCGTCGATGCTCTCGGAGACGTCGATGATCTTGGCCTTCTGCGACGCCGGGCTGTCGATCTCGGCGGCGACGTGCGCGGCGATGAACCGCCTGATCTCGGCGTCGATGCCGGCCAGCACCCGCAGCACCTCGCCGCGCAGCGACTTGGACGTGACGTGGATCGCGATGTCGGAGGACCGCGGTTTCTCCACGTCCAGGATCAGAAGCAGTGGCGCGGCGGCCCGGGCGGTCGCGCGCAGGCTGATCTCGCCGAACACCATGAACTGGGGTTTGTCGATACGCAGATCGACCACCATGTCGATCTCCAGCGGAATCCGGATCCCGAAGGTGATCAGGTCGCCCACCTGGCGGGTCAGCCGAGGCTCTTGAACCCTGACCTTGGCGGTCACTTTGGCGATCCGGCCCGGGCCCTGGGCGATCGGGCCGATCTGGAACTCGTCGCCGGCGATCGCGGCGATGGCGCCGCCAACGCGTGCCTCGGTCACCGCGATCTCGAAGAACTGGCGACCGAACTCTTCGTAGGTGATCTCGTCCTCGACGTCCATCGTGGTGTTACCGTCTCACGTCCGCGACTGCTACCGGGTGCGACGCGGCCGAATCCAGGCGAGTCCGCAGCTAGCGGTCGCGGTGCCGGCTGCGGGCCTCGGCGCCCGACTCCCCGACGTCGAGGGCGTCGTCGGTGCTTGTCCGGCCGACATACGTTCCGTCATCGCCGCCCGACTTGCCGGCCCGCGATCGCGCGACGTGCTCATCGTCGGCAACGTCGTCTTCGGTCTTGTCGTCGTCTTTTTGCCTGTCACGCCGGACCATACCGGGCTTCTACCCGCCCTGGGCTCACTCAAACGGCTCCCGAGCTCAATCGGCGTCGCTGAAGTAGCGGATCCGGTCGATCGTGAACGGCCTCGTCGAGACCTCGGCCATCAGCACGTCCCGGCGTCCGGAACGGTCGATTCCGGCCACCAGGCTGTAGCCGGCCGCGATCACCTTGCGCTGTCTTGCCCCGGCCAGGCGCGACAGCAGCTCCGCGCCGCTCATCGGCACGTCGTCGCCGCGGGTGATACGCGTGCCCTTGCCGAGCCAGCGCCGCAGGGCGACCTCATCGCCCGCTCGTGCGTCGGCCAGGAAGTCGTTGAACCGGCGCTTGCCCTGCGGCCCCGGCCCGCGCAGCCCGCTGAGGAAACCGAGCGCGCCGACCAAGCCCTGGTTGAGCAGCAGCCCCTTGGACAGCGAAAGACCGGGCAGAACCGACCGCACGCCATTGCGCAGAAACTGCGTCACCATTCCGGGAAGTTCCCAAAAGGCGTACAACGCAGCGATTTTCAACTCACCTTGATCGTGGGCCACGTCGTAGCGCAGGTAGGCGGGTATCCGCATCGTCACCCCGGCTCCCATGCCGACCTCGAGTTCCAGGTCCCGGATCACCGTGGCGCCGACCACGATGTCGACGTCGCGGTGAAACCCGATGTCGCGTGGGCCGATGAACGTGTCGTAGAAACGCGAGATCGCGGTGCGGCCGCGATGCGGGTGGGAACCGACCGGGTCTTCGACGCGCCCGTCGAACGTGAACGCGTCGACCCAGGCGGTGCGGTCGTGCACGGCGAACGCCGCCGGGGACCGCTCGACGGCGGCCAGCGCATCCGCCCGTGAGATGGCCATAAGGTTGCCTACCACCCTCGTCGGCGTCAGTCGACTAGTTCGCTCCCGGCGGGCACACTGGGTTTACCGCCGTACATCGGAGGTGCGGCGCTGAGGAGGAACCGCCATGAGCAGCAATGGGCCTTTCGGGATCGACCCCGAGGAGTTCGACCGGGTCGTCCGCGAAGCCGGCGAGGGGCTGCGCGAGGCCCTCGAAGGGGTCGGCCGGTTCTTCAGCACCTCGGGGGAACGCGCCGGGTGGGCGAACCTGATCGACGAGTTCGCCAGGTACTCGCGGCCGAAGCGGGAACCGGAGACAGCCGGGGAGACCGGTGACGGCGTGTGGGCCATCTACACCGTCGCCGACGACGGCAGCGCCCACATCGAGCAGGTGTATCCGACCGAACTCGATGCGCTTCGCGCCAACAAGAACAACACCGATCCCGGCCGCAAGGTGCGGTTCCTGCCGTACGGCATCGCGGTCAGCGTGCTCGACGCGGCCGAATCACCTGACGACGACACCGTCTAACCGCCGAAGTGCTGCCGGATACCGGCAAGCATCGCGCGGTGCGCCGCGAGCGCCTGCCGGGTGGTGAACGCCGCCAGCGGGGGTGGCGCTTGGATCGTGATACGTTCGGTGACAAGGGTTCCCGGATTCAGCGGGTCGAACGTCACGACGCTGCGCAGGCGCACCCCGGGGAACTGCCGCGCTTCTGAGGTGATCTCACCGGTGTCGGTGACGCTCACCCGCGCCGTGTAGCTCGTCCGCAGGGTCAGCCGACTCACCCGGATACGGTCGGTGACGCGATAGGTCTGCGTGTGGCCGTGCCCGGTTTCCACTCGGGACACGGTGCGCACGGCGACCACGAGCGGGTGCACGTCCTTGAGGTTGTCGAGGTCGGCGTAGAAGGCCCGGACCTCCTGCGGGTTCGCGGGCACCACCGCGGACAGCACGTGCTGGGTGCGCTCAGCCATCGGCTGCGATCCGCAGAACCGTGGCCAGGCTGCGCTCGACGTCCTCGTCCGTCGTCGCCCACGACGACACGCTGACCCGCATCGCCGTGCGGCCCTGCCACACCGTGCCCCCGAACCAGCAGGTGCCGTCGGCCTGGACCTCGGCGATGACGCGTCGTGTCGTGTCGTCCTCACCGAACGAGACCAGCACCTGGTTCAGCACGACGTCGTTGAGGACGTGATGGCCGGCGGCGCGGAAACCTTCGGCGAACCGGGCGGCGTGACGGCAGCACCGGTCGATCAGCTCGGCGGTGCCGGCGCGGCCCAGTGACCGCAGCGCGGCCCAGATCTCGATGCCCCGGGCCCGTCGCGACATGTCGGGTGTGTAATGGCACGGCTCGCGGTCGGTGCCGGCGATCAGATACGCCGCGCCCACGGTCATCGGCGCGCGCAGGTGCTCGGCGTCGCGGACGAACGCGATGCCGCTGTCGTAGGGCACGTTGAGCCACTTGTGCGCATCGGCGGCCCAGGAGTCGGCGTCGGCGAACCCCTCGGCCAGATGCGCCAACCGCGGGCTGGCCGCGGCCCACAACCCGAAGGCGCCGTCGACGTGCACCCACGCCCCCGCGGCCCGGGCCGCCGCGCACACCGCCACGGCGGGATCGAACGCGCCGGTGTTGACGTTGCCGGCCTGGACACACACGATGGTGTCGTCCGACAGCGCCGGTAACGCGTCGGCCCGCATGCGGCCCTGCCCGTCGACGGGGACCCGTTCGATGCGACTGCGACCCAACCCGAGCAGCGACAGCGCTTTGAGCACGCTCGCGTGCACTTCGTCGCCCACCACCACCCGGATCGGTGGGGCACCGAACAGCCCGTCCTCCTCGACGTTCCAGCCGGCGTTGCGTAGCAGGGCGTGTCTGGCCGCGGCCAGGCACGCGATATTGGCCGTCGTCGCACCCCCGACGAATCCGGCTCCGGCGTCGGCGGGCAGCCCGAGAACGTCGAGCAGCCAACCCATGGCGATCTCTTCGAGGTGCGCGGCCACCGGTGACATGACCCGGTAGGCGCCGTTTTGATCCCACACGCCCGCAAGCAGATTCGCCGCCAACGCGGCGGGCAACGCCGCTCCGGTGACGAACCCGAAATATCGGCCGCCGGTGGTCGCCACCGTTGCGGGCGAACCGATTTCGTCGAGGAGCCGCAAGACCTCGCGTGGGTCGGTGCCCTGTTCGGGTAGCGGCCCGGCGAGCTGGCCGAGCGCGTCGACGGCTTCAGCGGTGGGCGGCACCTGCCGGGTCGGCAGAGCGCTGAGATAGCGGCCCGCGCGATCGGAGAACTCCGCCAGCAGTTCGTTCATGCCCCTCACGCTAACGCCCGGTCGCACAGCGGTTCATCTTTGTTATCTTTACACCAATAGCTCGGCGCACAGGTCCGACGAGGAGGCCGCTTGTGAGACCGCTTTCCTATGATCGGCTCTTCATCGGCGGCCGTTGGCGCAAACCCGCTACCGGGCAGCGGATCTCGGTGATCTCCCCGCACAGCGAAGAGCCGATCGGCGAGACCCCGTACGCGGCACCCGCAGACGTCGACCTGGCGGCCCGTTGCGCGCGAGAGGCGTTCGATGAGGGTCCCTGGCCGCGCATGAGCGTGGCGGATCGGATGGCGAAGGTCGAAGAGCTCGCCGCGCTCTACAGCGCGCAGACCGATGAGATGGCCGATCTGATCACCGCGGAGATGGGTTCGCCGCGCAGCTTCAGCAGGCTCGGGCAGGCGACCGGGGCGGTCGCGCAGATGCACCTGGGCCTGGCCACGGCGAAGGATTTCCCGTGGGTGGAGCGCCGGCCGGGGTTGTTCGGGGAGGTGCACATCCGGCGGGCACCGGTCGGTGTCGTCGGCGCCATCGTGCCGTGGAACGTGCCGCAGTTCCTGATCATGCCGAAGATGATTCCGGCGCTGATCGCGGGCTGCACGGTGGTGATCAAGCCCGCGCCCGAAACCCCGTTGGACGCCATGTGGTTGGCCGAGATGCTCGACGAGCTCGGCCTGCCGGAGGGGGTGGTTTCCATCGTGCCGGGCGGTCGTGACACCGGCGAGGCCCTGGTGCGCCATCCCGGCGTCGACAAGATCTCGTTCACCGGATCCTCCGCGACCGGCCGCCACATCGCGGCACTGTGCGGGGAACAGCTCAAGCGCGTCAGCCTGGAACTCGGCGGCAAATCCGCCGCGATCATCCTCGATGACGCCGACGTCGAGCACACGGTCAAACACCTCAAGACGGCCAGCCTGA comes from Mycolicibacterium pulveris and encodes:
- a CDS encoding DUF732 domain-containing protein; this encodes MLRKPVTAAVLTAGFLAAAAVVPAPANADPVEDAFLHAVAEAGVLMGDPDRAVAVGHQVCPMLSEPGQNAANVAAQVADAAGMPLGPATMFTGIAISMFCPAMVSSIGSGTSPIPLPFLGI
- a CDS encoding nuclear transport factor 2 family protein, with translation MAISRADALAAVERSPAAFAVHDRTAWVDAFTFDGRVEDPVGSHPHRGRTAISRFYDTFIGPRDIGFHRDVDIVVGATVIRDLELEVGMGAGVTMRIPAYLRYDVAHDQGELKIAALYAFWELPGMVTQFLRNGVRSVLPGLSLSKGLLLNQGLVGALGFLSGLRGPGPQGKRRFNDFLADARAGDEVALRRWLGKGTRITRGDDVPMSGAELLSRLAGARQRKVIAAGYSLVAGIDRSGRRDVLMAEVSTRPFTIDRIRYFSDAD
- a CDS encoding SRPBCC family protein, with the protein product MAERTQHVLSAVVPANPQEVRAFYADLDNLKDVHPLVVAVRTVSRVETGHGHTQTYRVTDRIRVSRLTLRTSYTARVSVTDTGEITSEARQFPGVRLRSVVTFDPLNPGTLVTERITIQAPPPLAAFTTRQALAAHRAMLAGIRQHFGG
- a CDS encoding pyridoxal phosphate-dependent decarboxylase family protein; this translates as MNELLAEFSDRAGRYLSALPTRQVPPTAEAVDALGQLAGPLPEQGTDPREVLRLLDEIGSPATVATTGGRYFGFVTGAALPAALAANLLAGVWDQNGAYRVMSPVAAHLEEIAMGWLLDVLGLPADAGAGFVGGATTANIACLAAARHALLRNAGWNVEEDGLFGAPPIRVVVGDEVHASVLKALSLLGLGRSRIERVPVDGQGRMRADALPALSDDTIVCVQAGNVNTGAFDPAVAVCAAARAAGAWVHVDGAFGLWAAASPRLAHLAEGFADADSWAADAHKWLNVPYDSGIAFVRDAEHLRAPMTVGAAYLIAGTDREPCHYTPDMSRRARGIEIWAALRSLGRAGTAELIDRCCRHAARFAEGFRAAGHHVLNDVVLNQVLVSFGEDDTTRRVIAEVQADGTCWFGGTVWQGRTAMRVSVSSWATTDEDVERSLATVLRIAADG
- a CDS encoding aldehyde dehydrogenase, with translation MRPLSYDRLFIGGRWRKPATGQRISVISPHSEEPIGETPYAAPADVDLAARCAREAFDEGPWPRMSVADRMAKVEELAALYSAQTDEMADLITAEMGSPRSFSRLGQATGAVAQMHLGLATAKDFPWVERRPGLFGEVHIRRAPVGVVGAIVPWNVPQFLIMPKMIPALIAGCTVVIKPAPETPLDAMWLAEMLDELGLPEGVVSIVPGGRDTGEALVRHPGVDKISFTGSSATGRHIAALCGEQLKRVSLELGGKSAAIILDDADVEHTVKHLKTASLMNNGQACVAQTRILVSERRHDEVVDALADMMSGLRVGDPADDSTDIGPLVAQRQQQRVQGYISSGAAEGARMVLGGTDKPHGRGWYVRPTLFADATNEMRIAREEIFGPVLTVLKYTDERDAVRIANDSDYGLAGSVWTSDVAHGLRIAEQIRTGTYGINMYTLDTTAPFGGFKQSGIGREFGTEGLSEYVELQTTVSAQKLPDLA